Proteins encoded in a region of the Balaenoptera musculus isolate JJ_BM4_2016_0621 chromosome 5, mBalMus1.pri.v3, whole genome shotgun sequence genome:
- the LOC118895986 gene encoding tetratricopeptide repeat protein 19, mitochondrial-like — protein MKDEPAEAELILRDALLLAYKSDNKKAITYTYDWAEKLFKPTMSYLLRRAMEQEGNAIIVISLKPATIYAAQNRQELTLAGYEFCISTLEEKIEREKELSEDTLSVEEKANTHLLLGMCLDTYARYLLFSKQPSQAQRMNEKALQISEEILREGHPQTMVLLSDLATTLDAQGRSDEARVRAQRASDLARQVEHPELHVLLSDLAAALTHREQYAQAEEIYQEALKRAKLKRDEVSLQHIREELAELSRKSRPLS, from the coding sequence ATGAAAGATGAGCCAGCAGAGGCAGAGCTAATTTTGCGTGATGCTCTTCTTCTTGCCTATAAGAGTGATAACAAGAAGGCCATCACTTACACTTACGATTGGGCGGAAAAACTTTTTAAACCAACAATGAGTTACCTGCTTAGAAGGGCCATGGAACAGGAAGGCAATGCAATAATAGTAATCTCTCTAAAGCCGGCCACTATTTATGCTGCTCAGAATAGACAGGAGTTGACTCTTGCTGGTTATGAATTCTGCATTTCAACTCTAgaggaaaaaattgaaagagaaaaggaattatCAGAAGACACTTTGTCAGTGGAAGAGAAAGCCAACACCCACCTCCTCTTGGGCATGTGCCTAGACACCTATGCCCGCTACCTTCTGTTCTCCAAGCAGCCATCACAGGCACAAAGGATGAATGAAAAAGCTTTGCAGATTTCTGAAGAAATACTACGAGAAGGACACCCACAGACCATGGTGCTGCTGAGTGACCTGGCCACCACCCTGGATGCGCAGGGCCGCTCCGACGAGGCTCGTGTTCGCGCGCAGAGGGCGTCAGACCTGGCGAGACAGGTGGAGCACCCTGAGCTCCACGTGCTGCTCAGTGATCTGGCTGCGGCCCTGACGCACAGAGAACAATATGCACAAGCAGAAGAGATCTACCAGGAAGCGCTAAAGCGAGCAAAGCTGAAAAGAGATGAGGTTTCTCTGCAGCACATCAGGGAAGAGCTGGCTGAGCTGTCACGAAAAAGTAGACCTTTGTCGTAA